Genomic DNA from Ruminococcus sp. OA3:
GGGCGGGAGATGAGTTCGGAAATACACAGTACGGAAACAACAATGCGTACTGTCAGGATAATGAGATTTCCTGGCTGGACTGGGACAATTTGAAAACCGAGCAGGATATGTTCTCATTCTGCTGCTGGATGAATGCGTTTCGGATGCGTCATCCGGTACTGCGCAGAAAGACAAAATGTGCGTTGTGCGGGCTTCCTGATGTCAGCTTCCACTCAGGCATTCCTTGGAACGATCAGTTTGATGAAAATACCAGGCTGCTCGGTATCCTGTATGCGGGAAGAGATGAGTCTGACAGCAGGGATGATCTCGTGTTTGTTGCGGTCAATGCCTACTGGGAATCCCTGGAATTTCAGCTGCCGTATCCTCCGGCAGGAAGATTCCGCTGGAAGCTTAATGTGGATACGGGGAAAGAGAACAGTATCAGAGATACGTATTTCAATCAGACAGATGCAGTCTCGATCAGCGGACGAAGCGTGATGATATTTACTGCCGGCGAGTGAAGACACAGGCGCCGGCAGCGACAAATTATTTCTGCAGTGTCAGTCCGCGGAAGCGGTTAAAACATGCATAGATTTCCTGAGGGCGGGGCATTGCCAGACCTGCAGGCAGCCATGAGCTGTCGCAGACAGCGGCGAGGCCCTGTTTTTGCGTCAGTGAGACGAGCTCATCCACAATAGTGCGCAGGTTCTTCTTTCCGTCACACAGGTGAGTCATCGCGTATTTGAGCAGATAGGAAAGAGCTGTCGTCTGCTCACTGTCGGCCAGCTGCTCCACGTAGCGCAGGTCAACGGTCTCACGGTTGATGGAAAATGCATCGCGTCCGAGAGTCTTCATCTTAATTCGGTTATCTGACCGAAAATCCCGGGAAGGTTTCGGCACACGTGAAAAATCCGGAAGCGGGACTGTTCCTGCCATATTCTCCTGGATGGGGAATTTTGCTGCCTGTTCCCGGGCAAAGTCTGTGATATCAGCCGGCACGTAGCAATCCATCTGGATGATACGGTCTGCCACGTGGAAATATGATCCGGAGCTTCCTGCTACCATGACAGAGGAAATTCCGTTCTGTTCGTAGAGACTTTGCACCCGGTCAATGAACGGTGTGATGGGTTCCTTGTCCTTGTGTACGACACGCTGCATCAGTTCGTCCCGGATCATAAAGTTGGTCGCACACGTGTCCTCATCGATGAGCAGCAGAGAAGTACCCGCCTCGATGGCTTCGATGACATTGGCAGCCTGCGAGGTACTGCCGCTGGCATCTTCCGAGCTGAAACGGCGGGTGTCTTTTTTATTGGGCAGGTTACTGATGAACATGGAAATATCTGTGCTGCGGATACTGCGTCCGTCCTCGGCACGGATTTTAACTGCGGTTTCGTCTGTTATGACAAATTCTCTTCCATCACCGGCGATATGATCGTACACTCCGAGCTCCAGTGCTTTCAGGAGTGTAGATTTGCCATGGTATCCGCCGCCGATGATCAGCGTAATGCCATGGCGGATTCCCATTCCGGTGATGTTGCCTCTGTTGGGCAGGGTGAGCGTAATTTCCATGGAAGCCGGGGAGCGAAACGGCGTGGCGCCCCGCATTGGTCTCTGGGATACACCGCTTTCCCTTGGGAGAACAGAACCGTTTGCGATGAAAGCGACAAGCCCCAGTTTGGGCAGCAGCTTACGGACTGCATACTGGTCTTCGGCAAGTTCGATAACGGATGCCAGTTTCCCTGCGTCCAGGGATTTGCAGTAAAGAGTGTGCCTGACACACAGCGGAAGAAAATCAAAGAGGATTTTGATGAGCTCCGGGGAATTGATACTGCGTCCGTTTGCCGGAAATCCGATTTCCATCCGTACAACCACGTCTCCGGATTCAGGAAAAACAGTACACGCGGTACGTGACAGGATCTCCTGGCCGCAGCGGCTGGTGGAGATCAGTCCGCTTTTCCCGGAACCTTTGGCTTTAAAATTAAACTGCTCTGTTTCGTGAGCAAACAGCCGTGTCAGGTGATCTTCAAGTGCGGTGCGCC
This window encodes:
- a CDS encoding ABC-ATPase domain-containing protein → MKTSDQLKQLLLSINHRSYPAYKDTRGSYRFDGYQLNIDHVQGDPFAAPSKVSILVPGRQAAFPEKYYDLPHRRTALEDHLTRLFAHETEQFNFKAKGSGKSGLISTSRCGQEILSRTACTVFPESGDVVVRMEIGFPANGRSINSPELIKILFDFLPLCVRHTLYCKSLDAGKLASVIELAEDQYAVRKLLPKLGLVAFIANGSVLPRESGVSQRPMRGATPFRSPASMEITLTLPNRGNITGMGIRHGITLIIGGGYHGKSTLLKALELGVYDHIAGDGREFVITDETAVKIRAEDGRSIRSTDISMFISNLPNKKDTRRFSSEDASGSTSQAANVIEAIEAGTSLLLIDEDTCATNFMIRDELMQRVVHKDKEPITPFIDRVQSLYEQNGISSVMVAGSSGSYFHVADRIIQMDCYVPADITDFAREQAAKFPIQENMAGTVPLPDFSRVPKPSRDFRSDNRIKMKTLGRDAFSINRETVDLRYVEQLADSEQTTALSYLLKYAMTHLCDGKKNLRTIVDELVSLTQKQGLAAVCDSSWLPAGLAMPRPQEIYACFNRFRGLTLQK